Proteins from a single region of Nocardioides anomalus:
- the rimP gene encoding ribosome maturation factor RimP: protein MASAQDTVPARIEQALATPLAALGLDVEAVELTPAGKRRVLRIAVDGDDGVTLDHVADATRTISEVLDASDVMGEQAYTLEVTSRGVDRPLTLPRHWRRNADRLVKVTTTDGQSVTGRIVGSDESAATLDVDGTSRAVAYADVSKALVQIEFNRKTADEPDDEPDDGSVAADEED from the coding sequence GTGGCCAGCGCGCAGGACACCGTCCCCGCCCGCATCGAGCAGGCGCTCGCGACCCCTCTGGCTGCCCTCGGGCTGGACGTCGAGGCGGTCGAGCTGACGCCGGCCGGCAAGCGCCGGGTGCTGCGGATCGCCGTCGACGGCGACGACGGGGTGACCCTCGACCACGTCGCCGACGCCACCCGCACGATCTCCGAGGTGCTCGACGCCAGCGACGTCATGGGCGAGCAGGCCTACACGCTCGAGGTGACCTCCCGCGGCGTCGACCGCCCGCTGACCCTGCCCCGGCACTGGCGTCGCAACGCCGACCGGCTGGTCAAGGTCACCACCACCGACGGCCAGAGCGTGACCGGGCGGATCGTCGGCTCCGACGAGAGCGCCGCGACCCTGGACGTCGACGGCACCTCGCGCGCGGTGGCCTACGCGGACGTGAGCAAGGCGCTGGTCCAGATCGAGTTCAACCGCAAGACCGCCGACGAGCCGGACGACGAGCCCGACGACGGCTCGGTCGCGGCAGACGAAGAGGACTGA